From a region of the Macrobrachium nipponense isolate FS-2020 chromosome 3, ASM1510439v2, whole genome shotgun sequence genome:
- the LOC135222429 gene encoding uncharacterized protein LOC135222429: MLLMEKLTLDLPMVPKWKENNAVIHYETLENRRLFRVNLETGNEVTTITGSMLGDRFPGGDGEITVSSTAMWEKQPLTLNFKQELTEHGYEGDYHLEWPHRNNKSEPWGRSPVVASLKHTFLQAGHRGTLKITAAFTQNEPVQIDYGF; this comes from the exons ATGCTGTTGATGGAGAAACTGACTTTGGATTTGCCAATGGTTCccaaatggaaggaaaataatGCTGTTATCCACTATGAGACTCTTGAAAATAGGAGGTTGTTCAG GGTAAATTTAGAAACAGGAAATGAAGTAACAACAATTACAGGTAGTATGTTAGGTGATCGTTTCCCAGGAGGAGATGGTGAAATTACTGTATCTTCAACAGCGATGTGGGAGAAACAGCCGCTCACTTTGAATTTCAAGCAG GAACTTACAGAGCACGGCTACGAAGGTGATTACCACTTAGAGTGGCCTCACCGCAACAACAAATCAGAGCCCTGGGGTCGAAGTCCGGTTGTAGCTTCCCTTAAACATACATTTTTACAAGCTGGTCATCGTGGGACATTAAAGATAACAGCTGCATTCACACAAAACGAGCCTGTTCAGATTGATTATGGCTTTTAA